One genomic window of Punica granatum isolate Tunisia-2019 chromosome 1, ASM765513v2, whole genome shotgun sequence includes the following:
- the LOC116192833 gene encoding lipid transfer protein EARLI 1-like, whose amino-acid sequence MAAKSSATLAFFLSLNLLVFSLSSAATLPKPIPSPLVGSPSVDSPSGGTCPFGVQKLGACGNLLEGLTGVTSGIPPKEPCCSPIQGLIDLEAAVCICAAINANVLGIINLDVNVALTLLINVCGKNVPQGFQCA is encoded by the coding sequence ATGGCTGCAAAGAGCTCCGCAACgcttgcctttttcctctcacTCAACCTCCTCGTCTTTTCCCTGTCTAGTGCAGCGACCTTGCCTAAGCCTATCCCAAGCCCTTTGGTTGGCAGCCCTTCAGTTGACAGCCCTTCGGGTGGCACTTGCCCATTTGGTGTCCAAAAGCTAGGCGCCTGCGGCAACCTGCTGGAAGGCCTCACTGGCGTTACGAGTGGTATCCCTCCAAAGGAGCCATGCTGCTCTCCTATCCAGGGGCTCATTGACCTGGAGGCTGCTGTTTGCATCTGCGCTGCGATTAACGCAAACGTGCTTGGTATCATCAATCTCGACGTCAATGTCGCTCTCACCTTGCTCATCAACGTTTGCGGGAAGAATGTCCCTCAGGGTTTCCAAT